Part of the Cryptosporangium arvum DSM 44712 genome, GTTGAGTGTGCCGGGTTAATGCTGCCGCTAACGAGGCGGCTGTGGCCAGCGGGTCGGAAAATTACGCATCCCGGAACACTGTCCGGTGCCACGGTTTGGCGGCCTTCGCCGTCAGGTCGTACATGACGTGCTTGACGGCGGTGTATTCCTCGAACGAGTACGTCGACATGTCCTTACCGAAGCCCGAGGCTTTGACGCCGCCGTGTGGCATTTCGCTGATGATCGGGATGTGGTCGTTGACCCAGACGCAGCCGGAGCGGATCGTGCGGGTCGCATGCAGGGCACGGTGCACGTCCCGGGTCCAGACCGAAGCGGCCAGACCGTAGGGCGTGTCGTTGGCCAGCGCGATCGCCTCGTCCAGGTCGGAGTCGTCTCCACCCTGGTGGGCCGAACCACCCCCGAACGGCACGGCGACCAGAACCGGACCGAAAATCTCCTTCTGAACTATCTCCGAGTCTTGCCCGACATCGACGATCAGCGTCGGCGCATAGTACGAACCTCTGATCAGTTCGTCGGTCTTCGGGATCTCGCCGCCGACGACCACGCGCGCGCCGTAACCGCGGGCCCGGTCGACGAAGCCCGCCACCCGCTCCTGCTGGGCGCGGTGGATGAGCGGGCCCTGGTCGGTCGCCGGGTCGAGCGGCGCGCCCAGCCGGACCCCGGCCATCAGCTCGGCGACCCGGTCGACGAACTCGGCGAAGCGGGAGCGGTGGACGTACGCGCGGGTGGCCGCGGTGCAGTCCTGGCCGGTGTTGATCAGGGCGCCGGCCACGGCACCGTGCGCGGCGGCCTCGAGGTCGGCGTCGTCGAGTACGACGAACGGAGCCTTGCCGCCGAGCTCGAGGTGGATGCGCTTGGGGCCCTGGCTCGCCAGCTCCATGACCCGGCGGCCGACCGCCGAGGAACCGGTGAACGACACCATGCTCACGTCCGTGTGGGAGATGAGCGCCTCGCCCGCTTCCCGTCCGACCCCCGTGATCACGTTGACGACCCCCGCCGGTGCACCCGCCTCGGTGGCCAGTTCCGCGAGGCGCAGCGACGTCAGCGGCGTGTTCTCGGCCGGCTTGAGGACGATCGTGTTGCCGGCGGCGATGGCGGGCAGGATCTTCCAGGCCGCCATCTGCAGCGGGTAGTTCCACGGTGCGATCGAGCCGACGACGCCGATCGGCTCCCGGCGCACCATCGACGTGTGGTCGGGCGAGTACTCGGCGGCGGCCTTCCCGGCCAGTTCACGGGCGGCGCCGGCGAAGAACGCGGTGTTGTCGACCGTGCCCGGCACGTCGAACTCGGTCGAGAGCCGGATCGGCTTGCCGGTCTGCCTGCTCTCGAGCT contains:
- a CDS encoding gamma-aminobutyraldehyde dehydrogenase, with protein sequence MHQYIAGQRARGSSGTPYDVIDPATGEAVESVELANSDDVDRAVAAAGAAFEEWSRATPGERSAVLTKLAALLDAEAADLAELESRQTGKPIRLSTEFDVPGTVDNTAFFAGAARELAGKAAAEYSPDHTSMVRREPIGVVGSIAPWNYPLQMAAWKILPAIAAGNTIVLKPAENTPLTSLRLAELATEAGAPAGVVNVITGVGREAGEALISHTDVSMVSFTGSSAVGRRVMELASQGPKRIHLELGGKAPFVVLDDADLEAAAHGAVAGALINTGQDCTAATRAYVHRSRFAEFVDRVAELMAGVRLGAPLDPATDQGPLIHRAQQERVAGFVDRARGYGARVVVGGEIPKTDELIRGSYYAPTLIVDVGQDSEIVQKEIFGPVLVAVPFGGGSAHQGGDDSDLDEAIALANDTPYGLAASVWTRDVHRALHATRTIRSGCVWVNDHIPIISEMPHGGVKASGFGKDMSTYSFEEYTAVKHVMYDLTAKAAKPWHRTVFRDA